The Bombus vancouverensis nearcticus unplaced genomic scaffold, iyBomVanc1_principal scaffold0040, whole genome shotgun sequence nucleotide sequence gtcgtggcagcatcgtgacattttcgtaggctcggttcgtacatggaagacgttaacaacttaccatctaccgagactatgatctcttctttttcgaaggtcttcacgttcatcgtgtcctcgacaatcccatcgtcgtcctcgtcatccacatcctctgtatatcgaatcttcgtatcgatattattggagggattccgcgcgtgcgacttcccttgtcttttcgttcgccttgcattcactctcttcgagtctatccgaaaacttgaaacaaccctcacacccgcaacgctatccttctcagtaaattcgcaaatatcatcaacaacatcctgttgctgttgtttagccagattcttcctcctcgtgatgttcgctaagtcctcttgctggccgcaagaatccgacgaggacaccatctcgtggtccactttaccaatcaccacgtgtcttgccactattctccgttcctccgacacttgctgcacagctgcccgatacttcttcaaaacttctgctaactcttctttattttcttccaattgcgacagtagctcagttcgttcgcgactagctacattaacacgatcttctgcttcggaacgttgccgcagtacttcctgcaacgaagcccgcgtctcattcggttcttgctccagtgcctgtttcgctttaactgcaactgctctagcgcattctgcatcttctaactggttcttcagctgtcgtaaagctgctttacccgtcgagtcacctttcgatctctccagcatcgtttgagcgtctcttagcaatgctttggttctcttcaaatctctttttagcctatgttgcatgtccttaacgtgtgacaaatctatctcactcgcctgtgtctctacatctatcttgaggacttccggacactcatcgggattttcgtcctttattctactaataaaagattctcccccttttatacttatttcaacagtgtccaaaaagtctgcgccaataataagcgaatgttgcatcactgtgtctggaactacgtgtatggttatacagtacgactcattgtctataataatgttcgtcgaaaatttcccgagcgtaaaattcctttcggaaccgacaccgccaaatccaacgatttcccgacttaatctgggcgctccgattttcacatgctgatctgctcgcattagagtcagctcactaccggtgtctatcaacgcgctcaattcgaaattttccatcttaacatccttaccacgccttgtttgtaacgaccgaaacacgctgtaaactttttttgaggGCTCACCCAAATTGACGCAACTTGatacgatgtgtccgtactccttacatttgaagcatttaggtcctctcgacttgctcggacactccgcacacacgtgctccgcatcaccgcaattgtagcatcgcgccttcctcgcatctccagatcgaccgggttccttgttcctctcggtttcggacagcttcgccaccggctttaccctgctactcttcggctcctcaaatttcgtcctcatctccatatctctttttatcgcttcgtagcgcctgaaacgctcttttaattgctcgatattcctggctccgtatagcacagtcttgttcgcgacctcgtcgggaatgccttgaataatgtagtctatcaaggattgcgtatcaacccttccttgttttgcaatcccgcacatgtgatacatatattgttgcagactctcatctgctttcttctttctatgggataactcgccatgtatctgttggtcgcttactacattttcaaactcattcctcaacgccctttttagctttgcccagaacttcgcgcatcgctcttgtcgtacgaaggtctgagcggagcctgcgagtaatttcttagcataggccaccatgtgggcgtctgaccaaccccacacttctgccatttcctcgaagtcttccacccactgatttacactcagcagatcatccacgctgaatttctctaatgagtcttccacgtctttaagactcaacatcgaaccgacgcatatacttctgctgatactcatcgcggtcctgatacaccgctcgcgtgcctctcctgtattctcgcgcgccttgtttatcgtcctcgccttcactttcgtcggagctctcttcttccgacgatacatcgtctccttctagggccgcctgtagccgcgcactcttcccgttaccttcaaccccaagctaacgagacgcgctctcagctctttcgtcctcagcttctcgaggtcttcctctccctcttgactgcgttcggctctctgcttgcttcttagatctcgctggtttgttggttcttcgccacgcttcgaatccttaggagtagatcgaccaggtttgcacgctctgttcaacctggcaaccagcactgatctcgcaccggatataggcagattcatctgtgcgagcttactcctcagctcctccagcgtcaaatcctcttcacccgacaatcgttcgtcttcaacgtttgccattttattctattcttttctactcccgcacaaatagctccgttaaatcgtatcgtttctctgtcttattcaatcccggacgagcccccatttgtaatatcggaatatattaataatggattgaaaatacagatattagttagacagagaaacgatgtttgattaacaggaaaactaaatgcaacgctcgtatttacaacaaataacttgacaactatttggtaactaactcactctctctctctctctctctctctctcactagcaactctaacactcgacaacactcgcaactcaattctaacgactctatgcttcgacgtctcgatcaactctgattctcgcaacacgcacacttttcgattcgccttggatagcgaaaccgtccttcttctaacgcgtttttaaaacgcgatggcgctatcactttctacaagcgttgtctttacatttccgatggtcACGGGCACAtacgactgccagatatacaatgtattataagagtatcattaccatacttttcatgaaaagagcaatttttcttgataactatattctgtaacatagattgaagtcgctgatttgatccctctgatatcgttgtcttatgagagtctcgcctggtcttgattggttctgttgactcttatcgttgtgaaaaatcgattcgttgtgtaccttttttgtatagtgaattattttgtggtagaatataatgttgtaatatttgtggtctttactttactaattttgtcactgagccgctctttggctcgttgagcgattcatattccgcatatattccgtacttgcttcgcttggtacttttataattttcgcagttacaataaaaaatttaattcttaacagattaaagatttaacctcttgctttatagtgtacaataatttttttttttttttttttttttgtataggttatgtgatccatagtttgagtaactagtacatatatatatttacgtgacaagctttcatttcaatctatatttaagattaatattttatcagtttctgttcgtaacaacatcgaagtagtccataaatttgaagagtataattaaggaagttatgaagcaagaggttaagaacaaattctgaaagaggttatgtacaactcagtagtactgctttacattactttgcgaattacttttcaagcataaaaatagtttaacagccacttatagttacttccttaccattacattcattaaattcgtttgattttgtaaacaaaataaccacgctgaccagtctcgcatttaaaatagaattattttgtcatatatccaacagtttactttctcttcgtaaatattattaataattttatcaatttcgtatacttccatccttcgtataagtgacaatgaatcagaagagtttcatagcaatattgaacaacatacagtcaactacaacaccattagatacatccaccatacagtcaactacaacaccattagataacagcaatacaatagattataattttctacgtgtcattgattcatcatcatcattttccatttttttagcatatgtaaaaaccatccaat carries:
- the LOC143304562 gene encoding uncharacterized protein LOC143304562, yielding MYRRKKRAPTKVKARTINKARENTGEARERCIRTAMSISRSICVGSMLSLKDVEDSLEKFSVDDLLSVNQWVEDFEEMAEVWGWSDAHMVAYAKKLLAGSAQTFVRQERCAKFWAKLKRALRNEFENVVSDQQIHGELSHRKKKADESLQQYMYHMCGIAKQGRVDTQSLIDYIIQGIPDEVANKTVLYGARNIEQLKERFRRYEAIKRDMEMRTKFEEPKSSRVKPVAKLSETERNKEPGRSGDARKARCYNCGDAEHVCAECPSKSRGPKCFKCKEYGHIVSSCVNLGEPSKKVYSVFRSLQTRRGKDVKMENFELSALIDTGSELTLMRADQHVKIGAPRLSREIVGFGGVGSERNFTLGKFSTNIIIDNESYCITIHVVPDTVMQHSLIIGADFLDTVEISIKGGESFISRIKDENPDECPEVLKIDVETQASEIDLSHVKDMQHRLKRDLKRTKALLRDAQTMLERSKGDSTGKAALRQLKNQLEDAECARAVAVKAKQALEQEPNETRASLQEVLRQRSEAEDRVNVASRERTELLSQLEENKEELAEVLKKYRAAVQQVSEERRIVARHVVIGKVDHEMVSSSDSCGQQEDLANITRRKNLAKQQQQDVVDDICEFTEKDSVAGVRVVSSFRIDSKRVNARRTKRQGKSHARNPSNNIDTKIRYTEDVDDEDDDGIVEDTMNVKTFEKEEIIVSVDGKLLTSSMYEPSLRKCHDAATTIKAPDKSEMGKQTTERKIEEERKRSSSIEDEQAAVFQEERDQLRADAKRRIEEIQIRNKRAYNRRRKKATAYRTGDLVAIERMQRGPGLKLHPKFLGPYRVIKVLRNDRYIVQREGEHEGPRTTSTAADHMKWWNADDSDVSASGDDEHI